In one window of Halopiger aswanensis DNA:
- a CDS encoding ABC transporter permease, giving the protein MKRSDDESSEPPNGRSGDSIDQFVPEQSVETTAEEQTDETAAQMRSDGGTIGTDSPFETTASVAETRSDRIDRFLEEYIRTPWSILRSDWRAVVSFGILGIYFLMATVGVYLVEPTHPAHGPQLLGAFENWDFPLGTTVAGRDVFAMLIHSTPSILIMMASGAVFTVAVGTIFGVVAGYKGGTIDTVLSTITDIFINIPGLPLVIVLATLLEAWINNPVTLGVLLAVAAWAGLARAIRSQVLTIRSESFVEAARAMDLSTRWILLREIIPHLMPYIVVNMVNAARRIIFAAVALYFLGVLPFSDANWGVMLNNAYNAGALYRPSAYHWLLVPMIAISGIAIGLILLAQSLDQVFNPRIRARHQDLGDDDQLEPDSESDTKDMMNV; this is encoded by the coding sequence GTGAAGCGTTCTGACGACGAGTCCTCGGAACCGCCGAACGGGCGATCGGGCGACTCGATCGACCAGTTCGTTCCCGAGCAGTCCGTGGAAACGACTGCCGAGGAACAAACTGACGAGACAGCCGCGCAGATGCGAAGCGACGGCGGCACGATCGGAACGGACTCGCCGTTCGAAACGACTGCCTCCGTCGCGGAGACGCGCAGCGACCGGATCGATCGGTTCCTCGAGGAGTACATCCGAACACCGTGGTCGATCCTGCGCAGCGACTGGCGAGCGGTCGTCTCGTTCGGCATCCTCGGGATCTACTTCCTCATGGCCACCGTCGGCGTCTATCTGGTCGAGCCGACCCATCCGGCCCACGGACCGCAGTTGTTGGGCGCGTTCGAGAACTGGGACTTCCCGCTCGGGACCACGGTCGCGGGCAGGGACGTGTTCGCGATGCTGATCCACTCGACGCCCTCGATCCTCATCATGATGGCGTCGGGTGCGGTCTTTACCGTCGCCGTCGGTACCATCTTCGGTGTCGTTGCCGGCTACAAGGGCGGAACGATCGACACCGTGCTCAGCACGATCACCGACATATTCATCAATATTCCCGGCCTGCCGCTGGTGATCGTCCTCGCGACGCTGCTCGAGGCCTGGATCAACAACCCCGTCACGCTCGGCGTACTGTTGGCGGTCGCCGCGTGGGCGGGGCTGGCTCGAGCGATTCGCTCGCAGGTGTTGACGATCCGCAGCGAGTCGTTCGTCGAGGCGGCGCGGGCGATGGACCTGTCGACGCGGTGGATCCTCCTCCGAGAGATCATTCCGCACCTGATGCCGTACATCGTGGTGAATATGGTGAACGCAGCCCGCCGGATCATCTTCGCAGCCGTCGCGCTGTACTTCCTCGGCGTGCTGCCGTTCTCCGACGCCAACTGGGGCGTCATGCTGAACAACGCGTACAACGCCGGCGCACTCTACCGGCCGTCTGCGTACCACTGGCTGCTCGTTCCGATGATCGCTATCTCGGGGATCGCGATCGGGCTCATCCTGCTCGCGCAGTCGCTGGACCAGGTGTTCAACCCGCGCATCAGGGCGCGCCATCAGGATCTGGGCGACGACGACCAGCTGGAACCGGACTCCGAAAGCGACACCAAGGACATGATGAACGTATGA
- a CDS encoding ABC transporter permease codes for MNWKIRRLGQAVFTIWAVMTLAFVMTRMMPGNPVDAFVARIGPELDNPQEAYELAEIYMNINPQDPIHVAYVDYMVALAQGNMGHSMSQNASVAAIMGDAIPWTLFVMSWAVFLSFTVGISLGALMAYWEGSKFDVGLTGYATTITSIPFYVLALLLLITFAYRLNWFPTSGRRPTGVEAGFNLPFMLGILHHAALPVLSMFVASGAASLTMRGNSVRVLGEDYLRVARLRGLPDRTIAVRYVARNAILPMYTGLMISLGTMFGGAVVLEEIFAYRGMGYYMIQAVRARDYPLMMGAFTIITIAVVIALFIADLTYGKIDPRAGGEGREAF; via the coding sequence ATGAATTGGAAGATACGACGGCTTGGTCAGGCCGTATTTACCATCTGGGCAGTGATGACCCTCGCGTTCGTCATGACGCGAATGATGCCCGGGAATCCGGTCGACGCATTCGTTGCACGAATCGGACCGGAGCTCGACAATCCGCAGGAGGCCTACGAGCTCGCGGAGATTTACATGAATATCAACCCACAGGACCCGATCCACGTTGCCTACGTGGACTACATGGTTGCCCTTGCTCAAGGTAATATGGGTCACTCGATGAGCCAGAACGCCTCAGTCGCTGCGATCATGGGCGATGCGATCCCGTGGACGCTGTTCGTCATGAGCTGGGCGGTGTTCCTCAGCTTCACGGTTGGCATCTCGCTCGGTGCGCTCATGGCCTACTGGGAGGGCAGCAAGTTCGACGTCGGGCTCACAGGCTACGCGACGACGATCACGTCGATCCCGTTCTACGTGCTCGCGCTCTTGCTGTTGATCACATTCGCCTACCGACTCAACTGGTTCCCGACGTCGGGTCGTCGACCGACGGGCGTCGAAGCCGGGTTCAACCTGCCGTTCATGTTGGGGATCCTCCACCACGCGGCGTTGCCCGTCCTCTCGATGTTCGTCGCGTCGGGCGCGGCATCGCTGACGATGCGAGGCAACAGCGTTCGCGTCCTCGGCGAGGATTACCTCCGCGTCGCCCGACTTCGCGGGTTGCCCGACCGAACGATCGCCGTCCGGTACGTCGCCCGCAACGCGATCTTGCCGATGTACACCGGATTGATGATCTCTCTCGGGACCATGTTCGGCGGCGCCGTCGTCCTCGAGGAGATCTTCGCGTACAGGGGCATGGGCTACTACATGATTCAAGCAGTCCGGGCGCGCGACTACCCGCTGATGATGGGCGCGTTCACGATCATCACGATCGCCGTCGTCATCGCGCTGTTCATCGCCGACCTGACCTACGGTAAAATCGATCCCCGTGCAGGAGGTGAGGGCCGTGAAGCGTTCTGA
- a CDS encoding ABC transporter substrate-binding protein translates to MALAGCTNNSGNGVDNSNREPVEERVDKRFTKALHRGTYGMDNASWNPYDPSNEMANFDPPGLIFDPLMVEYQSHGTFQGLIADNWEKEDGSVLVEMSDEWTWHNGDPVTTADLVTDLDIRFRISEITSPDDPASTYIEDYEAVDDYAIRYHLHDDFTIESVLTNELAEAPLFIKEDVGNPSFGQWRDDLMDADADSDEATTLVSDFQEWSPELDEVVGNGPFQLKEVTDTALVAEVYDDHPNADDIYFTEYVIEHHEDQVLAFIEEQVDAIALNLPESPDLMQQLPEHHEINRDYDHLWSVLFNFGDYDWPNSPANNPTNQPITSDERVRKAIACALDREQIFASVPEEYDLYELPPTFLNSTAVEEGLVDIDGYDNYDVDHDRATALMEEAGYQRDDGQWYDEDGEPAELTLLAQSSTAVQVDGLDAIRHQLEEFGFTAEVDAVDEATYGESRFNGDHDIIFDNHPVFSIMGLTYVDFVWNWFAQLNHVDYENETWEIPAEIGNPDASDTMELNVMDEIEQLHLTGDDEYLQRLTWWYNQALPMYGCVIAGDYGAINANEWHVDASDEMLDNRVCEFNLVRLPDGDLRPYQE, encoded by the coding sequence GTGGCACTGGCCGGCTGTACTAACAACTCCGGCAACGGTGTCGATAACAGCAACCGCGAGCCGGTTGAAGAACGGGTCGACAAACGGTTTACGAAGGCGCTCCACCGCGGGACCTACGGAATGGACAACGCGTCGTGGAATCCCTACGACCCGTCTAACGAGATGGCGAACTTCGACCCGCCGGGGCTGATCTTCGATCCGTTGATGGTCGAATACCAGAGCCACGGTACGTTCCAGGGACTCATCGCGGACAACTGGGAGAAAGAAGACGGATCGGTGCTCGTCGAGATGAGCGACGAGTGGACGTGGCACAACGGCGATCCGGTCACCACTGCTGATCTGGTAACCGATCTCGACATTCGGTTCCGAATCTCCGAGATCACGTCCCCGGATGATCCGGCGAGTACGTATATCGAAGACTACGAAGCCGTGGACGATTACGCCATCCGATACCACCTCCACGACGACTTCACCATCGAGTCCGTTCTCACCAACGAACTCGCAGAAGCGCCTCTGTTCATCAAGGAGGACGTCGGGAACCCCTCCTTCGGCCAGTGGCGTGACGACCTGATGGACGCCGACGCGGACAGCGACGAGGCGACGACACTCGTCTCGGACTTCCAGGAGTGGTCGCCCGAACTCGACGAAGTCGTCGGGAACGGCCCGTTCCAACTCAAAGAGGTCACGGACACCGCCCTCGTCGCGGAAGTCTACGACGACCATCCCAACGCGGACGATATCTACTTCACCGAGTACGTTATCGAGCACCACGAAGACCAGGTGCTGGCGTTCATCGAGGAGCAGGTCGACGCGATCGCGCTCAACCTACCGGAGTCGCCGGACCTCATGCAGCAACTGCCGGAGCACCACGAGATCAACCGGGACTACGATCACCTCTGGTCGGTCCTGTTCAACTTCGGTGACTACGACTGGCCCAACTCGCCAGCCAACAACCCAACCAACCAGCCGATCACGTCGGACGAGCGGGTTCGAAAGGCGATCGCGTGCGCGCTCGATCGTGAACAGATCTTTGCGTCGGTCCCCGAGGAATACGATCTCTACGAACTCCCGCCGACATTCCTCAACTCGACGGCGGTCGAAGAGGGACTGGTCGACATCGACGGGTACGACAACTACGATGTCGACCACGATCGCGCGACCGCCCTCATGGAGGAGGCCGGATACCAGCGCGATGACGGCCAGTGGTACGACGAGGACGGCGAGCCGGCCGAACTTACGTTGCTCGCTCAGTCGAGTACCGCCGTGCAGGTCGACGGACTCGACGCAATTCGACACCAGCTCGAAGAGTTCGGCTTCACCGCAGAGGTCGATGCCGTGGACGAAGCGACCTACGGCGAGAGCCGGTTCAACGGCGACCACGACATCATCTTCGACAACCACCCGGTGTTCTCCATCATGGGGCTGACCTACGTCGACTTCGTCTGGAACTGGTTCGCGCAACTGAACCACGTGGACTACGAGAACGAGACGTGGGAGATCCCCGCGGAGATCGGCAACCCGGATGCCTCCGACACCATGGAGCTCAACGTCATGGACGAGATCGAGCAGCTGCACCTCACCGGCGACGACGAGTACCTCCAGCGGCTGACCTGGTGGTACAATCAGGCGCTGCCGATGTACGGCTGCGTGATCGCCGGCGACTACGGGGCAATCAACGCCAACGAATGGCACGTCGATGCCTCGGACGAAATGCTCGACAACCGCGTCTGCGAGTTCAATCTGGTGCGACTGCCGGACGGCGATCTCCGTCCGTACCAGGAGTAA
- a CDS encoding glycosyl hydrolase 115 family protein, translating to MTGTDDHEIAVLEGDGTGDDETRAGTATVVPLVGDATAQIRYVCDASVVEIAADDLQADIDRVTGQLPTCDSGLDDIGGRAIVVGTYGVDEAFDRTIDQLATDGECDHGLEARESYVLWAGSGTDAPFGADEALVIAGSDPRGTAYGVYEFARRLGVSPWYWWADVPTPERDAVRVTAGLERDGPPSVRYRGLFVNDEDFGFREWAQRTHDPSAPDGIGPKTYERVFELLLRLKANTIWPAMHEGTKAFYRCDGNREAADRYSIVVGTSHCEPMHRNNVDEWDTATDGEWNYETNAERIREYWDDRVAEVAGSENVFTVGMRGIHDSGMPGGDTRDERVALLQQVLEDQRDILEVHHESSAESVPQIFCPYKETLDLYRNGLEVPDDVCIVWPDDNFGYLRRLPTEEERSRSGGHGLYYHLSYWGRPHDHQWLCSVPPALIREELHRAYRHDVDQLWIANVGDIKPAETETEYFFELAWDVEEVAARSTTDWLTEWAARKFGPSRASDIADVLAEYYRLALARKPEHVGWNSVYPDTEKNEPTFSAIDHGDEARRRLEAYERIGETAAAIREDLPSESRTAFFHLVEYPIRCARAMNEGALEAMRSRLYAGQGRTGAKTYAERSRAAFERIDAATERYNASSDGKWRGMMSASPRDLPVFDPPATGRVTDDQGPTLDVTVEGAAGVAGTGPRDRRLPTLVQGVDHPRFVDCYNRGTGTIEWSATVDDEWIDLERTAGTFDEDDRLWVSVDWDAAPDSATTGRFRIEGAGRELEVTVPIRPREQPSRSAAGDGSESGATDGRAPVFVESNGRVAIEADHPTAVEQGATRWVPIEGLSRTTGTAMVSRPFDSPHLSADAIRDRAARLEYDFVAEAGDVRVEVQLLPTHASTDGTPHRYAIAIDDAEPTVVDFDANGGEHDPQWQRNVLRSSVHSKTDHELDRAGRHTLSLYATDPAVVVDRVLVLTDGESRRSYLGPRETRDRPLD from the coding sequence ATGACGGGAACGGATGACCACGAGATTGCCGTCCTCGAGGGTGACGGCACTGGAGACGATGAGACACGCGCGGGGACAGCGACTGTCGTTCCGCTGGTCGGAGATGCAACGGCACAGATCCGATACGTGTGCGACGCGTCAGTCGTCGAAATCGCTGCCGACGATCTGCAGGCCGACATCGACCGCGTTACCGGCCAGTTGCCGACCTGCGATTCCGGTCTCGACGATATCGGCGGACGAGCGATCGTCGTCGGGACGTACGGCGTCGACGAGGCCTTCGATCGAACGATCGACCAACTCGCGACCGACGGCGAGTGTGACCACGGTCTCGAGGCTCGCGAGAGCTACGTTCTCTGGGCCGGATCGGGGACGGACGCGCCGTTCGGCGCGGACGAGGCGCTGGTGATCGCGGGCAGCGATCCCCGCGGCACCGCCTACGGCGTCTACGAATTTGCCCGCCGTCTCGGCGTCTCGCCGTGGTACTGGTGGGCGGACGTACCGACGCCCGAGCGCGACGCCGTCCGCGTCACCGCGGGCCTCGAGCGAGACGGGCCGCCGTCGGTTCGGTACCGCGGGCTGTTCGTCAACGACGAGGATTTCGGCTTTCGCGAGTGGGCCCAGCGGACGCACGACCCGTCGGCGCCGGACGGAATCGGGCCGAAGACCTACGAACGGGTGTTCGAACTGCTCTTGCGTCTCAAGGCGAACACGATCTGGCCCGCGATGCACGAGGGGACGAAGGCGTTCTATCGGTGCGACGGCAATCGCGAGGCCGCTGATCGATACAGCATCGTCGTCGGCACCTCCCACTGCGAACCGATGCACCGCAACAACGTCGACGAGTGGGACACGGCGACGGACGGCGAGTGGAACTACGAGACCAACGCCGAGCGCATCCGCGAGTACTGGGACGACCGCGTCGCCGAGGTCGCAGGGTCCGAGAACGTGTTCACCGTCGGGATGCGCGGAATTCACGACTCCGGTATGCCCGGCGGCGACACCCGCGACGAGCGCGTCGCCCTCCTGCAGCAAGTGCTCGAGGATCAGCGCGACATCCTCGAGGTGCACCACGAGTCGTCGGCCGAGTCCGTCCCGCAGATATTCTGCCCGTACAAGGAGACGCTCGACCTCTACCGAAACGGCCTCGAGGTGCCCGACGACGTTTGTATCGTCTGGCCCGACGATAACTTCGGCTACCTCCGGCGCCTGCCGACCGAGGAGGAGCGATCGCGTTCCGGTGGCCACGGCCTCTACTACCACCTCTCCTATTGGGGGCGACCGCACGACCACCAGTGGCTCTGTTCTGTTCCGCCGGCGCTGATCCGCGAGGAACTCCACCGGGCGTACCGCCACGACGTCGATCAGCTCTGGATCGCGAACGTCGGCGACATCAAGCCTGCCGAGACGGAGACCGAGTACTTCTTCGAATTGGCCTGGGACGTGGAGGAGGTCGCGGCTCGGTCGACGACCGACTGGCTTACCGAGTGGGCCGCCCGCAAGTTCGGCCCGTCCCGCGCGAGCGATATCGCCGACGTGCTCGCCGAGTACTATCGACTCGCGCTCGCTCGCAAGCCGGAGCACGTCGGCTGGAACTCGGTGTACCCCGATACCGAGAAGAACGAACCGACGTTCAGCGCGATCGATCACGGCGACGAGGCTCGGCGACGCCTCGAGGCGTACGAGCGAATCGGCGAGACGGCTGCAGCGATTCGCGAGGACCTGCCGTCGGAATCGCGAACGGCGTTTTTCCACCTCGTCGAGTATCCCATCCGCTGTGCGCGAGCGATGAACGAGGGTGCGCTCGAGGCGATGCGAAGTCGACTCTACGCGGGACAGGGCCGGACGGGTGCGAAGACGTACGCGGAGCGATCGCGGGCGGCGTTCGAGCGAATCGACGCAGCGACGGAGCGGTACAACGCCTCGTCGGACGGGAAGTGGCGCGGGATGATGTCCGCGAGCCCGCGGGACCTGCCGGTGTTCGATCCGCCTGCGACCGGACGCGTAACTGACGACCAGGGGCCAACACTGGACGTCACCGTCGAAGGGGCAGCGGGTGTCGCCGGTACCGGACCGCGGGACCGCCGGTTGCCGACGCTCGTCCAGGGCGTCGATCACCCCCGGTTCGTCGACTGCTACAATCGCGGCACGGGGACGATCGAGTGGTCGGCGACCGTCGACGACGAGTGGATCGATCTCGAGCGAACGGCGGGGACCTTCGACGAGGACGACCGGCTGTGGGTCAGCGTGGATTGGGACGCCGCACCCGATTCGGCGACGACCGGCCGGTTCCGGATCGAGGGCGCCGGGCGGGAACTCGAGGTGACAGTCCCGATCCGACCGCGGGAACAGCCGTCGCGATCGGCAGCTGGTGACGGAAGCGAGTCCGGAGCGACCGACGGGCGGGCGCCGGTTTTCGTCGAATCGAACGGTCGCGTCGCTATCGAGGCCGACCATCCGACCGCCGTTGAACAGGGAGCCACGCGGTGGGTGCCGATCGAGGGGCTCAGCCGAACGACCGGGACTGCAATGGTCAGTCGTCCGTTCGACAGTCCGCACCTCAGCGCCGACGCGATCCGCGACCGGGCGGCTCGTCTCGAGTACGATTTCGTGGCCGAGGCCGGCGACGTCCGCGTCGAGGTTCAGCTGCTGCCGACCCACGCGTCGACGGACGGAACGCCCCATCGGTACGCGATCGCGATCGACGACGCCGAGCCGACGGTTGTGGATTTCGACGCCAACGGCGGCGAACACGATCCGCAGTGGCAGCGGAACGTGCTCCGGTCAAGTGTCCACTCGAAGACTGACCACGAACTCGATCGGGCCGGGCGTCACACGCTGTCGCTGTACGCGACAGATCCAGCCGTCGTCGTCGACCGGGTGCTCGTTCTCACCGACGGCGAGAGTCGTCGATCGTATCTCGGGCCGCGCGAGACGCGCGATCGACCGTTGGACTGA
- a CDS encoding mannonate dehydratase, with protein MAPDTTIRVGVRTRSLAEPRLQYIRQLGATDIFVDHADVDEEPDEFNDRDARATLAVGRDAIPTVADLEAAKERVEAAGLTLTGIQSLPYSLYGDIMFDREGKEAALEQITTLVRNLGEADIPILGYQWNPRGVVPMRTGSAELRGRAQGTAFDYDEIDDPDALAPGLDREYTEAEFWDNYETFLETVLPVAEEAGVEMALHPVDPPVIESMCGVPRLCRSVENFEKAMDLVPSDNHGLKLCLGCFSQMGEDVTDVLRTFGERDQIGFIHFRDVVGTVPEFHETFVDQGNFDTTEVVETLDEIGYDGVVIPDHVPAMTDDTDWRHRARGYTVGYLRGVIDTVQST; from the coding sequence ATGGCACCAGATACGACAATCCGCGTCGGCGTCCGAACGCGATCTCTTGCAGAACCGCGACTCCAGTACATACGCCAACTCGGCGCAACGGATATCTTCGTCGACCACGCGGACGTCGACGAGGAACCCGACGAGTTCAACGACCGCGACGCGAGGGCGACGCTTGCGGTCGGTCGTGACGCGATCCCGACCGTTGCGGACCTCGAGGCGGCGAAAGAGCGCGTCGAGGCCGCCGGGTTGACGCTGACCGGGATTCAGTCGCTGCCGTACTCGCTGTACGGCGATATCATGTTCGACCGCGAGGGGAAGGAAGCGGCTCTCGAGCAGATTACCACGCTCGTCCGGAACCTCGGCGAGGCCGACATCCCAATCCTCGGCTATCAGTGGAACCCCCGGGGCGTCGTGCCGATGCGAACCGGGTCGGCCGAACTCCGCGGCCGTGCGCAGGGAACCGCGTTCGACTACGACGAAATCGACGATCCCGACGCGCTCGCGCCCGGCCTCGACCGCGAGTACACGGAAGCCGAGTTCTGGGACAACTACGAGACCTTTCTCGAGACCGTATTGCCGGTCGCCGAAGAGGCTGGCGTCGAGATGGCGTTGCATCCGGTCGATCCGCCGGTCATCGAATCCATGTGCGGCGTTCCGCGGCTCTGTCGCAGCGTCGAGAACTTCGAGAAGGCGATGGACCTCGTTCCGAGCGACAACCACGGCCTCAAACTCTGCCTGGGCTGTTTCTCGCAGATGGGCGAAGACGTTACCGACGTGCTCCGGACGTTCGGCGAGCGCGATCAGATCGGGTTCATCCACTTCCGCGACGTCGTCGGGACCGTTCCCGAATTTCACGAGACGTTCGTCGATCAGGGGAACTTCGATACGACCGAAGTCGTCGAGACGCTGGATGAGATCGGCTACGACGGCGTCGTGATCCCGGACCACGTGCCGGCGATGACCGACGACACCGACTGGCGACACCGCGCTCGCGGCTATACCGTCGGGTACCTGCGTGGAGTTATCGATACCGTTCAGTCGACTTGA
- a CDS encoding glycoside hydrolase family 88/105 protein, whose protein sequence is MARERPLEELLPTVAEYTIDLDFEDFIQGERPMVLRGLLATDDDEHTEIAERYIDWAVRSQSSDGLMAYGSIDVVPEWDEHRIFRPIPDAGAVAVLALEAYENGGPESYLEACRRQFEYLHEDAPRSEDGGITHHMDDIELWIDAIYMMCPFMARYGQLADRPEAIDEAVDQILVHDKHLRDPYTDLYRHIWREQPNSYPDGSLWLRGNGWFATGVLDTLDYVPEDHPERDRLEELVTDHLKSMADYQDASGFWHHLIDDDTMYLETSGTLQYAYAFTEAVDRGLLDEEYREVAEDAIGAAKTVVTPDGAVQRNAAMPGGPEAPQAINLYGQGWFLIAGERVLEADLDV, encoded by the coding sequence ATGGCTAGAGAACGTCCGCTAGAGGAACTGCTCCCGACCGTCGCCGAATACACGATCGACCTCGATTTCGAGGACTTCATCCAGGGCGAACGACCGATGGTGCTTCGGGGCTTACTGGCGACGGACGACGACGAACACACTGAAATCGCCGAACGGTACATCGACTGGGCCGTCCGCTCGCAGTCGAGCGACGGCCTGATGGCCTACGGTTCGATCGACGTCGTCCCGGAGTGGGACGAACACCGCATCTTCCGGCCGATTCCGGACGCCGGTGCAGTCGCCGTGCTCGCGCTCGAGGCCTACGAGAACGGCGGGCCCGAGTCCTACCTCGAGGCCTGCCGCCGCCAGTTCGAGTACCTTCACGAGGACGCCCCGCGAAGCGAGGACGGCGGGATCACCCACCACATGGACGACATCGAGCTGTGGATCGACGCCATCTACATGATGTGTCCGTTCATGGCTCGCTACGGCCAGCTCGCGGACAGGCCCGAGGCAATCGACGAAGCCGTCGATCAGATTCTGGTGCACGATAAACACCTCCGCGACCCGTACACCGACCTCTACCGGCACATCTGGCGCGAGCAGCCCAACAGCTACCCCGACGGCTCGCTCTGGCTGCGCGGCAACGGCTGGTTCGCCACGGGCGTGCTCGACACGTTAGACTACGTGCCCGAGGACCACCCCGAGCGCGACCGCCTCGAGGAACTCGTCACCGACCACCTCAAGAGTATGGCCGACTACCAGGACGCCAGCGGCTTCTGGCACCACCTCATCGACGACGACACGATGTACCTCGAGACTTCGGGGACCCTCCAGTACGCCTACGCCTTCACCGAGGCCGTCGACCGCGGCCTGCTCGACGAGGAGTACCGCGAGGTCGCCGAAGACGCGATCGGCGCGGCCAAGACGGTCGTGACCCCCGACGGTGCGGTCCAGCGAAACGCGGCGATGCCCGGCGGCCCGGAGGCTCCGCAGGCGATCAACCTC